In a genomic window of Scyliorhinus torazame isolate Kashiwa2021f chromosome 5, sScyTor2.1, whole genome shotgun sequence:
- the LOC140419013 gene encoding uncharacterized protein: MGDKGIIPSGEELYTCSVCGRGFRQSSDLLIHKRSHTGKKLWKCGVCRKGFQSPSHLEKHCHIHTGKKPFTCSDCGKGFTQSSNMLRHQRVHTAERPFTCSESGNRIPHSSNLLRHQRVYSGKKPFTCSECGKGFSRSSNLLAHQRVHTDDRPFKCPDCGKCYKSSGELMSHQRVHTDERPFRCSHCESGFKTSFALTKHQRTHTDERPFKCSHCGTAFRQSSDLAVHQRTHTGERPFTCSHCGKCFSHSSSVLRHQRVHTNERPFICTQCGKGFNQSSILLRHQQAHTTERPFKCPDCGKCYKSSAELMRHQRVHTDERPFSCPHCGNRFKTSSTLTAHQRTHSEEKPFKCQDCEKCYKSSSELIRHQHAHTEERPFKCSDCGKCFRSSTNLMSHHRVHTDERPFRCSHCGTRFRESAHLTVHQRTHTGERPFTCSDCGKGFSHSSNLRAHQRIHK; this comes from the coding sequence ATGGGAGATAAAGGAATCATTCCCAGTGGAGAAGAACTGTACACGTGTtccgtgtgtggacgaggattcagacaATCATCTGACCTGTTGATACacaagcgcagtcacactgggaagaaactgtggaaatgtggagtgtgtaggaagggattccaATCTCCCTCTCATCTTGAAAAGCATTGCCACATTCACACGGggaagaaaccattcacctgctccgactgtgggaaaggattcactcagtcatccaacatgctgagacaccagcgagttcacactgcggagaggccattcacctgctctgagtctgGGAACAGAATCCCTcactcatccaacctgctgagacaccagcgagtttactctgggaagaagccattcacctgctccgagtgtgggaagggattctcaagGTCATctaacctgctggcacaccagcgggttcacaccgacGACAGACCCTTTAAATGTCCAGATTGCggcaagtgctataaaagttctggggaactgatgtcccatcaacgtgtccacactgacgagagaccgttcaggtgctctcactgtgagagtgGGTTCAAGACATCTTTCGCCCTCACCAAACATCAGCGcactcacactgatgagagaccgttcaagtgttctcactgtgggacagCGTTCAGGCAATCGAGTGACCTCGctgtacaccagcgcactcacactggggagaggccattcacctgctcccactgtGGGAAGTGTTTCTCTCACTCTTCTAgcgtgctgagacaccagcgagttcacactaatgAGAGACCTTTCATCTgcacccagtgtgggaagggattcaatcagtcatccatcctgctgagacaccagcaagctcACACCactgagagaccatttaaatgtccagactgtgggaaatgcTACAAAAGTTCTGcggaactgatgcgccatcaacgtgttcacactgacgagagaccattcagttgCCCTCACTGTGGGAATAGGTTCAAGACATCGTCTACCCTCACtgcacaccagcgcactcacagtgaggagaaaccttttaaatgccaGGACTGTGAGAAATGCTACAAAAGTTCCAGTGAACTGATACGCCATCAACATGCGCACACTGAggaaagaccttttaaatgctcagactgtgggaagtgctttagaAGTTCCACCAATCtgatgtcccatcaccgtgttcacactgacgagagaccgttcaggtgctctcactgtgggactaggtTCAGAGAATCAGCTCATCTCACcgtacaccagcgcactcacacgggagagagaccgttcacctgctccgattgtgggaagggattcagtcattcatccaacctgcgggcacaccagcgaattcacaaatGA
- the LOC140419014 gene encoding uncharacterized protein yields MEKLWQCGEVFTFPSQLVTHRRIHTGDRPFTCSVCGKGFTRSSNLALHQRVHTGERPFTCSVCGKGFTRSLHLALHKRVHTGERPFTCSVCGKGFINSSNLVSHQRVHTGEKPFSCTDCGMSFRLSSTLQKHQRVHTGEKPFNCPDCGKSFRHSSSFTVHQRIHRGERPFTCSLCGRGFTQSSNLALHQRGHSGERPFTCPECGKGFIDSCQLLRHERVHTGERPFTCSECGKGFTESSQLLRHERVHTGERPFTCSECGKGFIDSSQLLKHQRRHK; encoded by the coding sequence atggagaaactgtggcAATGTGGGGAGGTATTCACTTTCCCCTCCCAGCTAGtaactcatcgacgcattcacactggggacaggccgttcacctgctccgtgtgtgggaagggattcactcggtcatcaaacTTAGCattacaccagcgggttcacactggggagaggccattcacctgctctgtgtgtgggaagggattcactcggtcattacACTTAGCATTACacaagcgggttcacactggggagaggccattcacctgctctgtgtgtgggaagggattcattaactCATCCAACCTagtgtcacaccagcgagttcacactggggagaaaccattcagctgcactgactgtggaatgAGCTTTAGgctttcatccaccctgcagaaacaccagcgagttcatactggtgagaaaccattcaactgccctgactgtggaaagagcttcaggcATTCTAGCAGCTTCACCGTGCACCAACGAATTCACAGAGGGGagcgaccattcacctgctctttgtgtgggaggggattcactcagtcatctaatCTAGCATTACACCAGCGaggtcacagtggggagaggccgttcacctgccccgagtgtgggaagggattcattgattcatgccAGTTGCTGAGACatgaacgggttcacactggagagaggccgttcacctgctccgagtgtgggaagggattcactgagtcatcccaactgctgagacatgaacgggttcacactggggagaggccgttcacctgctccgagtgtgggaagggattcattgattcatcacaACTACTGAAACACCAGCGACGTCACAAGTGa